Within Sorghum bicolor cultivar BTx623 chromosome 2, Sorghum_bicolor_NCBIv3, whole genome shotgun sequence, the genomic segment ATCTACTTTTCGTTGTACTTGTATGTAATTTGCTTGTCTCTTTGTTGTGATAAAGTTTCACCGACTACAACTTAACTCCTTGCATTACGCCATTACCAAGTGCGAAACTATATGCATCCGtactgcatatatatatatatatatatatatatatatatatatatatatagtgcatTTTCTATACTCCCAGGAGTAGTTACTCCCACTAGGCTTATTGGATATATGTTCACCATCAAAACCCGTTTACTCCTACTCTTTTGGGCTGATTGCAATGCATGTTTGCATGCAGACGAAGAGGCCAGTAGATGTTACACGTTCATATTTTGTGGCGTGAGTTTATTAGCTTCTTTTAAATAAAGTGGATACTAAATTCTTTACAACCGTATATATTTTTGTGTGCATAAAGTATGGATAAATTCTTTACAGCCGTTTATTTTTGTATAGCTTGCACCAAGTATATCCATATACTCAGGGAATTATTTTTGTATATCCATGTATAGTTTGAGTGTATATCCATATACTTAGGGGATTTTTTTATTATATCCATATACGTAAAGGATTATTTTAGTATATCCATATACTTGGGAGTATATCCATATACTTGGGAGTATATCCATATATACTTGAGGGATTATTTTATAGTATATCCATATACTTTGGGAGTATATCCATATAATGGCATTTTTTAGAACAAAAGTTGATACAAGTATGTGTATATACCCAACTGTTGTATATACCTTGTAGTTGTATGGACTAATACTATCTAGtatagtactccctctgtccctgaaagcttcaattcttagaatccgtgccagtcaaacttgtttaactttgaccaactttatagaaaaaaacatcaatatgtataacataaaataagtatcttattaaaatatattcaatgataaatttaatgatattaatttgatactataaatcttagcgtttttttctataaatttggtcaaagttttaaaattttgacttaggacaactctagaaatagcagctttcagggacggagggagtataataGTATGAAGAAATACTACATAAGTATGAATTAATACTGCTGTACACCAGTGAAACTGTCTCTTGCCGCACGTGCAGTCCATGCGTCCATGAGATCGATCTGTTCTTTAACTTGCCCATACTTGATTAAATGAAACCATGATGGTGATTTTCTGCACCCAGATTAGAACAAAGAAAATCAAAAGAATCAATCTAAAAGGTATATTCACCATTGCTACACTCAGATTAGAAGAAAGAGAATCAAAATGATCTTTACAGCCCATGGTTTACAGACCCCTGTTTAGATGCATTCTTCCAAAAAGTGTACATTTCtccaaaactttttggtttttgggtgcatctaaacaggccctaaaaggTATACTCGCCATTATGTAGTCTTTTAGCGGATCAGATTCACGTTTACCTGATTGGTTGGTGGGCAAATGATATCAATATGGAAGATCACGTGAGATCTGCACGTTAGTTCTAGTACATACCTTGCCCACTGAATCTACACATTACATCCTGCTGGAAAGAATGGCGCCCGACTACAGGAGATGGAAGAGAGACGCAGTTGTGGCAGCTGAAGGATGGCGTGGATGTCTGCATCTCAATTTCTGGATAGTGGCGTCGCTCGGCGAATAGAAGAGAGAGACGGCGCACGCAGCAAGCTCCATGCGGTCGTTTTCCGCTCCATGCAGCGCCgcaggccggcggcggcgccctgcCTCCCTGCCGCCGTGCGGTAGTGACGACGAACTAGATGAGAACGGAGGCTACGAAGCAGATATCATGGGATATGAATGAATTTGAATGGAAGGCTAGCGCATCCATCGGAGGGATAATTAATAACTAAGAATAATTTACTCGGTGGATGGCTGGTACGGTAGACCGTATATACGCTTTATCGGGTTTATTAATCGCTTGTGACCCGCTAAGAGTACTGCCGTGTGGGCAGATCACAGGGTTACAAGGAGGGAGTAACTACTCCTAGGGAGTAGcaaaaatttatatatatagcagCAATGTCGGTTGGCATCGAATGTATAGAATAGAAGCGAGGAAAACGCTAGTGTGAGCCATCGTCGCCATCGGAATGGAAGGCTTTAGGACTCACCTAAGAATTGTGCGTTGCGCTCGCAGAGTCGCAGAGCTTTTTTTGGGGTCCTACTCCTATGTCCATACTACAGAGCACTCAGTCGGATCCAGCACGCTTCGCACAAGTACTTTTTATATCCGATTGTCTGCGAAGTTGCCCCGTTCGGCAGCGGCCGGACCAGGATTCGTCTCTGGCCAATCTACTCCAGTTTTCAACATGGATGGCTCCGTTCCATCCGGAACGACTTCCGGAATGGCCTGTTCCCGGAGAAACGAACGGAGGCTTAGGCGTCGTGAGTCGGTTCTGCATTCTTGGAACATCTTGTGTCCATGAAAAGGCAGCTGTGATTGTCTATTTAGTGTTCACGCTTAATGTATAGTTAGTAAAATGTTCTTGGTGTCATGATCAAACGTGGGGCATGCAGAGCAGAATAAAAGGCCAAAAAGGCCAAACCAGCTAAAAGCATGAGTTTATTATTCACTTATAAAGTTTGTACTATTCATGTACGTGTATGAAAAGGTGGAAGAAACTACTTGGAAGAAAGATAATTTTGTCTTATTCACGTGGTCAACAATTTCCTAAGTGATGACCAAAATGCTCTTGTACTGAACAACCCATAAGTATAACAGCGGTCAACATAATCTTATCTTTTAGAGCTGGCTCCAAAGTTTAGGATTGCAAAATCTCCCTCCTCTATTTTTgcaacattttccttcaagtaaGCACCAATTGAGtgatttgtagagttgtcatgaagaagaagaagaagaagaagaagaagaagaagaagaagaagaagaagaagaagaagaagaagaagaagagggcttTCTAGGGAGTAATTTTTAGGAACAGTTCACTAATAGGACTGAACTTGTGAATTATTTTTTAGGATGGTTCTAGTAAGAGAATTGCCTCTAGAAATGTCTTGTAGGGCCAGTTCTCTTGACAAGCCTGACTCTGAAAATAGCATTCTCAGACCTGTTCTCTTAACAAAACCACCATAAAAATGAATAAATATCCAGGGGTGGTTTTCTTAATTGAACCACATGTGAAAGTTGATTTCCATGGTTGGTTCTCGAGTATATACTACCTAGGCAGTTTCTTATGTGTACGTACCATctctataagaaaaataaatttgTGTGACGACCTAATAATCCACGGCCAGCAGGCCGCAACATTTCCTAGCTTAGTGCGAATGTGCAATATTATAGTTTCTGAAGTGCTAGCATCTAGCATATGAGGGGAGCAACCAGCTGGCTCCTCCAATGAATGAGAACTAGAGATAGGTCACTTAAGGGTTAAAGATTGCACCAGTAGACTTGATCTGAGTTTGTACCATCTCTTTGTTTGTGATAACGTTTCACCCACCACAACTTTATTACTACTTGCATTATTGCCAAGTGCcaactgtatatatatatatatgtacgtaCCCATACTGTACATGTTAATTTCCTACTAGCATCTGTGATCTGCCGTGTCTAGCCATATATACACACAAACACCACTCTCTGTTCCTCGACCGTTCGATTCTATACACACGCGCAATGGCTTTGGGTCCCGTCCCATCCTGTATACTTAGCATGTTCCTGTAGCATAGTCTTGCATGATGTATAAGCGCAGCGATGTGCCAATGCCGATTGGCACTCATGCAATATATATTATTGCATTGCATAGAAGGAAAAACGCTGGGGAGCCCACCGTTGCTATTGGAATGGAAGGCACCAGGAGAACTCGCCTAGGCTGGCTGGAGACCTTTGTGAACCCAAATCTAAAATAGGTCTTTAACATAATACCTATAACATCCAATATAGTATTCATATGGAAAATTCATTTTGGATATCAGGAGAGACATAACTCAAATCTAAGTATCCTCTCTCCTGAAGACTCATTTGAAGAAAAGATTATTTTTTGAGTATTGTTGTTAGAAAAGACAAAAAATAGCTAGTAAACCTTGTCTATAGCGCTACCAATAGGACTTAGGTCACGTTTGTTGGAGATCTTAGGAGTGGACGTGCATAGCGCTGGAGGAGGTTTCACTGCGATGCCATTGCCAGCCCTTTCTAATGGAAGTTTTGATGTCTGTACCAGTAGGCCCTCTTGCATATATGTCTGGAACGCTTGCTTCTCAGAGGCGTATGGATGGGACAAGTGGCGCTGGGGTAAGCGGAACGAGATGGTCTGTctgctgctgggtcagtgaTAGCTAGGTGGGCCTGATTGCAAAAATCAAACCCATCTGATAAtggaagaaaaaaatactttgtTGAAGTTGCCTGACTTTATTTATAGATGTTCGTGATCTTTTCATGGGAGAAGCGCTCATTGAGATCCTGTAGTTGCAGTGAGTGAAATAGGAGCAGCCTAAACAATGACCAAACTTCAGAGGAACCATTTTCAGTGTAACATGGTGTGGTGGTCTTTTATGGCTGTCTTCTTGACGTCGATAATGTATGTACGGCatcatatttgtttttctaTTTGATTAATTGGTAACCCACTTTCACCCCCTTTGAATTCACTAGTGCCATTTAGAATTTAATTTATAAATTTTCCTAGGCGTTACTTCAAATTTTGAAAGGACAGTGATGGCTATTTAGCTATATATTTAGGCTTCACGTTTTCAGAAGTGCAGGTGCGTCACGTACGGTGAATCGTTGAGTATGCACTTGGGACATGTTAGtgaagaggaggaagaaaggCCGAAAGCTAAAGCATGAAATTATTATTCTCTTGCACTACTTTTTGAGCGAGGTGAAAAATGAGGGACACAATACCATTTCGTATCCCAACAACATAGTTTACTATGCATGGCCATCTGTAAAATTTGAACTCTCACATCGGCAAATAAACATTGTAAATGAGTTCAGTATTCATATATAGGATATGAAATGGAATGTTGCATATATGAAAATGATTAGATACAAATACATTCTAAATGAAAATATGTCAATTATCTTCAATATTCGCACTGCAGGCATTAGTGCATTCACATTCAGTAGCCACTACCACATCTCAGATAAAATGCAGATATCTCTCCATTAATAAAATAGAATTAATGTACCCACATTCAGTAGTTGCTTTCACATGCAGTAGGTGCTTTCGCATTTACGAATTTTCACAACTGAGGCACATTCCATAGCTGCTTTCACATACATTAGGTGCTTTCACATTCCGTAGCTACATTCACAACTCAGATAAAATGCACATATGCAACAAGTTTTACAACCTTGCAGTTGCAGGTATGCAACATTTGTTACAGCCTAAAGTGTCAAGCTTTTCTGCATAAGCTTCTATCAGTTTTTGAATTGTTGCACAACTAACTGATGCTACCCTTCAGAATTGTGATGGCCAGAGATCTGAGTCCAATGAAAACTTAAGAAATGGAGAGATACTGTTAACCTGTTTCCATAGATTTATATTTGCAGTCCATCTGTGCAAGCATAAATCACACAAGCatctcaaaaaagaaaaaaagaaacaagaGACAATTATCATGCATGTCCATCTGATCTGGCCACTCATCCTACGCCTTGTGGTGAGCTTGCTGTTGAAGCACATGAGGCGTGGAAGCTGCTGCCAGTGCCACCTGCCAGAGGTGCAAGCGACGCAGCCGCCGGCGATGGTGCAGACGAGGAAGACAGTTGCAGCGGTGCGGACAAGAAAGAAGGCAGCAGCAGCGCAGACGAAGAAACAGGCAGAGGCAGCGCAAACGAGGAAGATGACACCACAGAAGGTGGCACATGCGAAAAGAGACCGGAGGGGCAGGGAGCAGGCAGGAAGGAAAGGGAAATTTCCTGGATCTACCGGAAACAAGAATTTCCCTTTCGGCGCGACACTGACAGAAAAAATGTGAAACACCAGCACTGAAATTAGGAAATTAATTTTCTTATTGGTATACCGACAGAAAAATGCAGACAAAATAAAGTGtcagaaaaaaatataatttcTCTATCGGTTGACTAAATTTCCCATGTCTTTGGTCGCTGTTATTCGCCTAAATGGTTTTTTCTGTCGTTATGAGCCTAACTCACAGAGAAATACAATAATGTTTCTGTCAGATTTATCCTGTCGGTTTCTAAGTTTCTCTGTCGGTATCGAATCCCCGATAGAAAAAGTTTGTAATTTTTCAGTCGGGTGATCTTAAACCGATAGGAATTTTTTGTTTATAGAAGTTGCATATGGAAAGGAGACGACGAGAGTGAACTTTGCCGCACGGGGCGATAGAATGATTATTTTTTCTATAGTCCcaaacagtttttttttttttgaaattgcaCCTCATTTAATACCCATAAAAAACTTGTACAAACCGCTGTTGAAACTGTGTATCTTGTCATGGGCTTTTACAAGGGCAAGATGTCCCCTTTACTCCTTACCCACTCTCTTACCCATCGTACACACTGGCTTCAATTTGtctataaaatatatatatcctGCTATACATGCTGCAATCAGGTGAGTGCATGATTCTTTCTACAGTACGTACACTCGCGTTGATTTGAGTAATTGGATAGTGAACAAGGTGATGAACAAGTTGCCAGCTAGTAGTGCAAACGGTGCTTACATACAATGGGGTTGCACAACAGTAGGTAGCCCGGTGACGATGAGAGCAAGCGAGTCTGTCATTGAAATGGAAGGCATCAGGAAGACTCATCCTCGGGCACGCCTTTCAAGTCGTGTTTACAATCCAATTCTAACCCTCGCCTTCCTTCACAAAAACCGCATGCCATATGATATCTGCACTGCAGAGACGAGTggttctagtatatatatatatatatatattctgtaTGGGGCCGGCCGGGGAGCGATCGAAGCAAGCTGGCAGTGCTGCTTCGTCTCGGTTCGTTTCCGAGTAGCCTAGCCCGATCGATCTCTCACTCTTTGTTGGGGTGAAGGAATCTACACCTCCTTGATTATTATTACTCTCTTAATTACACAGTTAGTTTCTGAGGTCAAAATGCGAGTACACTGTAGAAAAATTTAGCACATagttaattaaaaaaaatgacaATTTTTCGCTTCGCTTGGTTGTCAATTATTTGACTAGCGACCAATACTTTTGTACTGAACCATCCACAAGCTTGCAGCCATACCTTGTGATAATCTTTACACTACTAGACAAAGGATTAACAAAGGTGGATGATTTTCATTTTTAGAGGCGAGCATCTCAGTTGTCTCCACGGAATGATCTATGTTAATTGGCTATTTCCAAATGAGATCTGGCTGTCCGACTTTGTACATCTATTAACAAAGACGGCTGGTTTAAAGTTACTTCATTGACCAAGGACCATTTGCCTCCATTACCAGATGCCTAGCTTTAATTTGCTATAAACACCCTGCATTCTGTTCAGTAACCACACTAGAACCGCCCCTAGAAATATCTAACTTGTAGGGCTGATTCTCTTAACAAGTTTGACTCTGGAAATTGTATTTTTAGGACGGTTCTCTTAAAGGAACCACCCTGAAAATGAATAAATATCTAGGGTGGCTCTTAACTAAACCACATgtgaaaattgatttctaagatcgGTTCATGAGCTAAAGTGCTCCACGTTCTAGTTAGAGGCAGTTTCTCATGTGTATTGTCTCTATAAAAAATCAGAGCTATTTGTAAAAAAAGATCCGTGTTTCACAACTCTCAACATAATAATCTGCGCCCACTGGTTACTAAAGTCCCTGGTGTAGCGCGAACGTGCTATATTATAGTTACTGAAGTGCTATCTAGCACATGAGAGAGTAGCCAACTAGCTCCTCCAATGAATGAACCTGATCGAGAGTGGTCACTTATTAAGAGTTAAGATTGCACCAGTACCCCTAGTTTGTATCATCTCTTTTTTGTGACAAAGTTTCATCCACCAAAACTTTATTACTCTTTGATTGTCAAATgccaactatatatatatatatatatatatatatatatatatatatatatatatatatatatatatatatatatatatatatatatatacccatACTCTATAACCGTATGtagcaagaaagaaaaaaaatgggtTCAACTTAAAACTACCATTGCAATCAGTTCCATCAGATTTATGGCACTAAGACGACTAGCTTCAGTATATATGGATTTTGCAATCCATGAGTTCCTTACTCTTAACTTCTTCACCTGTGGAGATATACTTCATTTTTCTTCTTTGGTCGCTGTTTTTTAAATAGTAGAAATTTGTGTGGTGAGGCCGTCTCAATCTAAGATCTACCTGAACTGCTGTTGTTGGGCCATCTGTCGTCCATGTGGAGAGTAATTTTGAGGAAGACAGTTTTTTTACCCTTAGATCAGTCTTAATACATATTTCATgaaagtgtcatgcacattaaatagggtaccacataagcaaaattgctgatttagcatggtcattaaatgaagaagtttcatccataaaactcatgtggctcgattaccttagtttatagtcttggtaactatgTCATGAAACTAAGCATTGAAACTCAcagtgcaagactctatcacagagtccaaaacaattaattacatattatttatgatattttgctgatgtggcagcatatttattgaagaaagaggtagaaaaaataagactctaagtcttatttagactctaagtccacattgttcgaggtaataaataactttagactctatgatagagtctgcattgtgagtgccctaagggcaCATGCCCTCACTCCCTCACCCATTGGACTCactttgagaagtgtgcaaacacacatctcaaagcaGTTTTGCATTAAAatatgtgtttgcacacttgTCAAAACAAATCCAATAGGTAAGGGAGTAATGACACATGCCTTCAAGGACAAAATAAATTTTAGGTGATTTTGAGCCCAAATGTAGCCCACGGGCCCAAATTTTGTGAGTCATTGATTTCGATTGGAATCAACTTGAGCCGTTCCAGCTGTACCAGCATCACCCGTGTGGCGGTGCTCATCTCACCATTTCGACGTGACTGAGGGCGCACACGTGTAATGGACAGGGGAAGGCGACGATGGTGCGGCATCAGTGGAGAAAAAAATGAGCGGTTGTTTTCACCAGACGAATTGAACTCATCGCAGGCATTGCATTGCACTAGTGAGTGAATGGTACTTGCAGGCGGTAGGAAGGCATGGCTTTCCGAGTTATGGATGGCTTGTTTAATTGGACTTGCAGTAGCCTGCACGAACGAGCACAGCTATATATTCAGCCGTGCAAGTCGACAATTCTTCCGGATGATTTGATATGTCTGCTATTTCTTTCCTTAAGCTTCATGTTTGCTTCGCTGAAATTTAGCTTATGTTGCTGCTTATattaatttattgtgagaaaaaaacatCGTTCTTTGGCTAAAAAATACTGTTGAAGTAGTGCTTAAAGGAAAATAGGGATTGCACGCACGCGGGATGTACTGAACACCCGTTGCATATTGCCGATCGATGCATCATGAGCACACAACGAATTAACAGATATGAGCGTCAACTAGCACTGCGCTAGCCACATTATAGGCTAGAGTTGTTTGATTTGAACTGATTTCATTTTCACTTGTGTTACTATTCTACGGACCAAACAGCTAGTGCAGTGGGGATTTGGGCGCTTGCATATATAGCAGCTATCTAGCCAGAGGCAATTAAAAGAAGGCACGCATGATCCTAGTTGGTGCGTGTTGAATTCTGCATTCAGCAGCTGTTGCTGACCGTAAAGCTAAGCTCCTGCACATTTGTGGCGTGCTGTTTCTATCTGCCGCTGTCATTCTTTAAGAAGTTGCTCACTCAACAATTGCACATTATGGATTGACGCACACGAAGGAAAAACGAAGCACAAGTGGAAGCAACGTACGAGCTCAGCATCCACATGGAGATCAGATCAGATCATAATAACCAGAGTACATGCATGCTTGAGGCAGAGTCTAATAAATTAATAGACGTGCAGTGTTCAGTGCTTGGCCCATTTCGTCTTTGATATTGATATATATCCCTGTTTCGTCATGCATCAATGCCGTGGTCAGATTTTGGCCATTCTTGATTCTTCAGTATGCATGTGTGTGAACTCACAATTTGACGAGCGGAGGCGGTTGCAGGTTGCAcgtcatcaaacaaagcttcaCAAACTACTCCACTACTAATAACATACTCTCCTATATATAGAAGCAAGCAGAAGATGAAAGAGACATGCATGTTCCATTGACTAGAAGAGCAGATACATCTCTTGTTCATTTATTTCATCAACAGAGAAGAAAATTAGGCACACGCGGCACTTGTCCTTATGAAGGAAAAAAGATGCAACATTGTTTCCTTAAATAATTGCACCTTAATTCATCATAATCTCATTTAAACAGCAGATGGTACAAAAGAAAAGTACAAATGGAAGTGTTCAGCAGTCAGCACACAGCCTAATGTATACTTCTACTAGTGTCTAGTGGCAAAGGTATCAATCAAAGAATCATATATAATAATTGTGTATACTACGTGCTCTTAGCACTTTAGCTAGCGGAGTATACATACAATTTATATAACTAGTATATACTAGTATCATGGCCGCCCACAGAGACGATCTATACACAGGCTCGATCCGTACGCCATCTGTTTCGTACGTGTCAACGCGTACGTACACCGATCCGATCCGATGGCCACGATACGTACGCTAGTGGCCGGGGCCCTTGGGGCTGGGCCCGGCCGGCAGCCTGGCCATGAGCATCTCCACCGTCTCCCTCGCCTtctccaccaccgccgccgccgggtaCATGTGCAGGTACGACGCGGCGGCCGCCGTTGTGCCTGTGCCCACCTCCTCCCCGCCGCCGCACGCTGCCGGTGCCGGCCTCGCGGCGCTGGCGACGCCCGCGCACGCGAGGAAGAAAGCGAGCGCGAGCGCGATCATGGCGAGACGAACCGCCAGCTGCCTCGACGACGAAGCCATATCGATGACGATCTCGATCCAAAGTAATAAGCTAGCTAGCTCAGAGAGACAGGTGGTTGCTTGATCGGTGCGTGATGTGTTTCTGGCTGGAATGGAATGTACGCGAGTGTTGCCAAGTTCGGTGGCGCGGGTTTATTTGCCGGTGCTCGGTCCATCGGGGCGTGGCGGACGCGCTACTTATAGAGAGAGGCCGGGGGTCGTCGCCGGTGGGTCGGTTGGATTGGGATCCGGCCTGACGCGTTTGCTGAGGCATGCACTAAGCTAGCTAGCCTAGCTACACGGTGGAAAGGAAGGGAGGGGAGCCGTACGTGTGAGCGCGTGGATCGATCTGCCGAGGCGACGAGACTGCGGCGCGGCGAATGTCGCGTCCCGTGGACTAGGCAGCTTCGCAGTGACTGGTATACTAGTGGTAGAGTGTGTGCTGTGTGTTGAccttgcattgcatgcatggGATGGGTGTGGTTTGGTGCGCGAGTCAATAGAAACTGGGCACTGGGTGGGAGGAGGACGGAGGTGGTTGCATTGGTCGATCACTTGGACTGCATCCATTCCATCGGCAGATACGTCCGTACTTGCTCACAGTTGCGCTCGTCGCTGCTTCCACATCCGAGTTTGGCATATGCAGCGTACTTATACGTCTTTGATTTGGCCAACGAACGAACACACATGTCAGAAATTCAGAAAACTGTGTGCTTATTATTGACTGGTCGTTATGAATTCAAAAGATCGAGTCGGTGTGTGGTGGGTACGtacctcgtggtcgtggggATAGATTTTCAGTCTGGGGGAATCGGATGTCTTCCTTTTGTTAGCAGCAAATGGGGTTGTGTTTCAGCGTACTTCGCTTCGTTACTTTCCCGATTCCCCTGCCtggaaagagagaagagaaaaaggGCGTACGTGTGATCACCTCGTCATCACTCGGTTCGGTGCTTTGGTTTTGCATATGCATATGCGTGATTCTTTTCCTCTGCTCGCCGAAGTGGCCGCATCTAGCGTAGCTACGAACCGAATAACTTTTATCGACCGGCGGAGCAAGGACGGACGGAAGTATCGAAAGTTCCGGGAACGCTCGAGGACGGATTTCATTTCGATGTAGATGCTTTACTTCTTCTATTAAGATAGCAGGCCACTTTTCATCGACTATTATTTGCCCACAAGgtcccattgttgttcttggcctTAGCCTTCGAACATCAGGCAGTCATTCAAgcgaatagaaaaaaaaaacgaacAGGACGGAATGGGTAAAATGACGAGATGTCTATTAATAATCTGTTTCTCTTAAACCagtctcaatacatgttttgtGAGAgtatcatgcacattaaatgcttcatgagagtgtcatacacattaaataaagtgtcatataagcaaaattgctgacttggcagagtcattaaatgaaggagtttcatatcCATAAAACTCATGTGGTTCGATTATCTAGTTTATAGTTTTGATAACTATACCATAAAACTATGCTTTGAGACTGGTCTTAGGGGAATTATTTATACACGCCTGTAGGCAGACGCTAATACCCTTGCAACTAATACATATTTCAACCGTACTGCTTTGACTCAGACGTCCGGTTGTTTCCGAACATGGCGCCCGCTCACTCGGCTTCGTGTCGACTGCCGCTGGCGCCTGTCCACATGCGGCTCTCCTCATCCACTCATATCAAAATATCCACCGCATGGCTCTCTAGTAGTACCAAAAAAACCTACATAAAAACATATGTGACATTCTTTTTCGTGACTGAGAGAGTACATATCACtactataaaaattattttgCGAGACCTTTTGAAATAGGCCTCCGAGGCAGGCAATATTTTCAACCACCTCGGTTAATGCTAGGCATTAATCGAGATGGACATTTTTTATTAACCAAGGTACAAAAATCGCCTCGCAAAATCGATTAACCAAGGCGAGCACCTTAAAATACCCGCCTTGGTTAATATCG encodes:
- the LOC8059002 gene encoding uncharacterized protein LOC8059002; translated protein: MASSSRQLAVRLAMIALALAFFLACAGVASAARPAPAACGGGEEVGTGTTAAAASYLHMYPAAAVVEKARETVEMLMARLPAGPSPKGPGH